A stretch of the Gossypium hirsutum isolate 1008001.06 chromosome D07, Gossypium_hirsutum_v2.1, whole genome shotgun sequence genome encodes the following:
- the LOC121219572 gene encoding uncharacterized protein: protein MAMEMQSGGKMMGFLVILLVLFIEMAAPTSASRNSFSTQILEVQNQLKLLNKPAVKSIKSPDGDIIDCIKLSHQPAFDHPMLKNHKIQMTPNFHPEGVFGENKVASKMKPGSSRNVTQMWHLNGRCPEGTIPIRRTRKDDLLRASSIKAFGKKRHKTIPQPKSADPDLITQSGHQHAIAYVDEEKYYGAKATINVWEPKIQQPNEFSLSQIWILGGSFGEDLNSIEAGWQVSPDLYGDNHTRLFTYWTSDAYQATGCYNLLCSGFIQINNEIAMGASIYPVSSYHDSQYDISLLVWKDPKEGNWWLQFGNSYVLGYWPAFLFSYLSDSASMIEWGGEVVNSESDGQHTSTQMGSGHFPKEGFGKSSYFKNIQIVDGSNNLRVPKDIATFTEQSNCYDVQTGKGGNWGSYFYYGGPGRNANCP, encoded by the exons ATGGCTATGGAGATGCAGAGCGGGGGGAAGATGATGGGGTTCTTGGTTATCTTGTTGGTTTTGTTTATAGAGATGGCAGCACCCACTAGTGCTAGCAGAAACAGCTTTTCTACCCAAATTCTTGAGGTTCAAAACCAGTTGAAGCTCTTGAACAAGCCCGCTGTTAAATCTATTAAG AGTCCAGATGGAGATATAATTGACTGCATCAAACTTTCACATCAACCAGCTTTTGACCATCCAATGCTCAAAAACCATAAAATCCAG ATGACCCCAAACTTTCATCCGGAAGGTGTTTTTGGTGAAAACAAAGTTGCTTCAAAGATGAAACCAGGTTCATCAAGGAATGTTACCCAGATGTGGCACTTGAATGGAAGGTGTCCAGAAGGAACTATTCCCATTAGGAGAACTAGAAAAGATGATTTGTTAAGAGCAAGCTCTATCAAAGCCTTTGGTAAAAAAAGGCACAAAACCATCCCTCAACCAAAGTCTGCAGATCCTGACCTCATCACTCAAAGTGGCCATCAG CATGCAATAGCTTATGTGGATGAAGAAAAGTACTATGGAGCAAAGGCAACCATTAACGTTTGGGAACCCAAAATACAACAGCCTAATGAGTTCAGCTTGTCCCAAATCTGGATCTTGGGTGGTTCTTTTGGTGAAGATCTCAATAGCATTGAAGCAGGCTGGCAG GTTAGCCCAGATTTATATGGAGACAACCACACTAGACTCTTCACTTATTGGACT AGTGATGCATATCAAGCCACTGGTTGCTATAATCTACTTTGCTCAGGCTTCATTCAAATCAACAATGAAATAGCAATGGGTGCAAGCATCTACCCTGTTTCTAGCTATCATGATTCCCAATATgatataagcttacttgtgtggaAG GATCCTAAGGAGGGGAACTGGTGGCTACAATTTGGTAATAGCTATGTGTTGGGTTACTGGCCAGCTTTCCTATTTTCCTACCTATCAGACAGTGCCTCCATGATTGAGTGGGGAGGTGAGGTTGTAAACTCAGAATCAGATGGACAGCATACATCCACACAAATGGGGAGTGGCCATTTCCCCAAAGAAGGGTTTGGCAAATCTAGTTACTTCAAGAATATTCAAATTGTTGATGGCTCCAACAATCTCAGGGTTCCTAAAGACATTGCAACTTTCACTGAGCAATCAAACTGCTATGATGTACAAACTGGAAAAGGTGGCAACTGGGGCAGCTACTTTTACTACGGTGGTCCGGGTCGAAATGCTAACTGCCCTTGA
- the LOC107942283 gene encoding probable LRR receptor-like serine/threonine-protein kinase At5g63710 isoform X1 translates to MVSWFCCNFIHGCLAKSVFKGFERLLGPSSSENKAKSSNNEAFPKCLPLKHITIWLLLLFVATSYSSKEPDIEGNALIEFLKVLNDSNGRITDWNDNLVSPCFSWSHVTCRNGNVISLNLASNGFSGTLSPSIKKLKFLVNLELQNNNLSGLLPDFLGEMAHLEILNLANNKFIGSIPENWGQLSNLKNLDLSSNNLTGRVPRNLFLVPRINFNGTHLACGSSLEQPCVSTSTFPVSTSRSKIRIVVTSASCGALILLSLGAFFVSRYYQAHKFKRDVFVDVIGEDDLKISFGQIRRFSWREIQLATDNFNEGNIIGQGGFGRVYKGVLSDNTKVAVKRLADYYSPGGEAAFQREVQLISVAVHKNLLRLIGFCTTSSERILVYPFMQNLSVAYQLRDLKPGSKGLDWPMRKRIAFGAAHGLEYLHEHCNPKIIHRDLKAANILLDDNFEAVLGDFGLAKLVDTKLTHVTTQVRGTMGHIAPEYLSTGKSSEKTDVFGYGIMLLELVTGQRAVDFARLEEEEDVLLLDHIKKLLRENRVDDIVDGNLKIYDAKEVETIVRVALLCTQSSPEDRPTMAEVVKMLDGVGLAVRWAEWEELEQVRNQEFMRFSHQFTWGEDSTVDQEAIQLSRAR, encoded by the exons TTTTCAAAGGTTTTGAGAGATTGTTGGGTCCATCTTCATCGGAGAATAAAGCAAAAAGCAGTAATAATGAAGCTTTTCCCAAATGCCTGCCTCTAAAGCATATCACAATCTGGCTCCTACTGCTTTTCGTTGCAACCAGTTACTCATCCAAGGAACCTGATATTGAGG GAAATGCTTTGATCGAGTTTCTCAAGGTTCTCAATGATTCCAATGGTCGAATAACTGATTGGAATGATAATCTTGTCAGTCCCTGCTTTAGCTGGTCTCATGTTACCTGTAGGAATGGGAATGTCATATCCTT GAACTTGGCTTCAAATGGATTTTCAGGAACTCTTTCGCCTTCAATTAAGAAATTAAAGTTTCTTGTTAACTT GGAATTACAGAACAACAATCTATCTGGTTTGTTGCCAGATTTCCTTGGTGAGATGGCGCACTTAGAAATTCTGAATCTTGCAAATAATAAATTCATTGGTTCTATTCCGGAAAATTGGGGTCAATTATCCAATTTAAAAAACCT GGATCTTTCATCCAACAACTTAACTGGAAGGGTTCCAAGGAATTTATTCTTAGTTCCAAGAATCAA CTTCAATGGAACACACCTTGCTTGTGGCTCTAGCTTGGAACAACCTTGTGTTTCAACTTCTACATTCCCTG TTTCAACCAGTAGGTCCAAAATTAGAATTGTCGTAACCTCTGCAAGTTGTGGTGCTCTCATACTTCTATCACTTGGGGCTTTCTTCGTGTCCCGGTATTATCAAGCACACAAATTTAAGCGTGATGTTTTTGTTGATGTCATAG GTGAAGATGACCTCAAAATTTCCTTTGGCCAGATAAGGCGATTTTCATGGCGTGAAATccaacttgccactgataatttcAATGAGGGCAACATAATTGGTCAAGGAGGGTTTGGAAGAGTTTATAAAGGTGTCCTCTCTGATAACACAAAGGTTGCTGTGAAACGCCTTGCAGATTATTATAGTCCTGGTGGTGAAGCTGCATTCCAGAGGGAAGTCCAGCTCATTAGTGTTGCTGTTCATAAGAATCTTCTACGCCTAATTGGGTTCTGCACAACCTCTTCCGAAAGAATCCTTGTTTATCCTTTCATGCAAAATTTAAGTGTGGCATATCAACTAAGAG atttaaAACCTGGAAGCAAGGGCCTGGACTGGCCAATGCGGAAACGTATAGCTTTCGGAGCAGCCCACGGTTTGGAGTATCTACATGAGCATTGCAATCCTAAGATAATACACCGTGATTTAAAAGCTGCAAACATCCTTTTAGATGACAATTTTGAGGCTGTTCTTGGAGATTTCGGGTTAGCAAAGCTTGTTGATACCAAGTTGACTCATGTTACCACTCAAGTACGAGGTACCATGGGTCATATTGCTCCAGAATATTTGTCCACAGGAAAATCTTCTGAAAAGACAGATGTCTTTGGGTATGGTATAATGCTTCTGGAACTCGTTACCGGCCAGCGTGCCGTAGATTTTGCTCGTTTAGAAGAGGAAGAGGATGTTCTTCTACTTGATCAT ATTAAAAAGCTGCTGAGAGAAAACAGGGTTGATGACATCGTTGACGGGAACTTAAAGATTTACGATGCAAAAGAAGTCGAGACGATTGTACGAGTCGCACTGCTTTGCACTCAGAGCTCACCCGAAGACCGACCGACGATGGCAGAAGTGGTGAAAATGCTTGATGGAGTGGGTTTGGCAGTGAGATGGGCAGAATGGGAGGAGCTTGAACAAGTGAGGAACCAAGAATTCATGCGGTTCTCACACCAGTTCACTTGGGGTGAGGATTCAACTGTGGACCAAGAAGCTATACAATTGTCCAGAGCCAGGTAA
- the LOC107942283 gene encoding probable LRR receptor-like serine/threonine-protein kinase At5g63710 isoform X2: MVVSGVRLVGGLIKKVFKGFERLLGPSSSENKAKSSNNEAFPKCLPLKHITIWLLLLFVATSYSSKEPDIEGNALIEFLKVLNDSNGRITDWNDNLVSPCFSWSHVTCRNGNVISLNLASNGFSGTLSPSIKKLKFLVNLELQNNNLSGLLPDFLGEMAHLEILNLANNKFIGSIPENWGQLSNLKNLDLSSNNLTGRVPRNLFLVPRINFNGTHLACGSSLEQPCVSTSTFPVSTSRSKIRIVVTSASCGALILLSLGAFFVSRYYQAHKFKRDVFVDVIGEDDLKISFGQIRRFSWREIQLATDNFNEGNIIGQGGFGRVYKGVLSDNTKVAVKRLADYYSPGGEAAFQREVQLISVAVHKNLLRLIGFCTTSSERILVYPFMQNLSVAYQLRDLKPGSKGLDWPMRKRIAFGAAHGLEYLHEHCNPKIIHRDLKAANILLDDNFEAVLGDFGLAKLVDTKLTHVTTQVRGTMGHIAPEYLSTGKSSEKTDVFGYGIMLLELVTGQRAVDFARLEEEEDVLLLDHIKKLLRENRVDDIVDGNLKIYDAKEVETIVRVALLCTQSSPEDRPTMAEVVKMLDGVGLAVRWAEWEELEQVRNQEFMRFSHQFTWGEDSTVDQEAIQLSRAR; encoded by the exons TTTTCAAAGGTTTTGAGAGATTGTTGGGTCCATCTTCATCGGAGAATAAAGCAAAAAGCAGTAATAATGAAGCTTTTCCCAAATGCCTGCCTCTAAAGCATATCACAATCTGGCTCCTACTGCTTTTCGTTGCAACCAGTTACTCATCCAAGGAACCTGATATTGAGG GAAATGCTTTGATCGAGTTTCTCAAGGTTCTCAATGATTCCAATGGTCGAATAACTGATTGGAATGATAATCTTGTCAGTCCCTGCTTTAGCTGGTCTCATGTTACCTGTAGGAATGGGAATGTCATATCCTT GAACTTGGCTTCAAATGGATTTTCAGGAACTCTTTCGCCTTCAATTAAGAAATTAAAGTTTCTTGTTAACTT GGAATTACAGAACAACAATCTATCTGGTTTGTTGCCAGATTTCCTTGGTGAGATGGCGCACTTAGAAATTCTGAATCTTGCAAATAATAAATTCATTGGTTCTATTCCGGAAAATTGGGGTCAATTATCCAATTTAAAAAACCT GGATCTTTCATCCAACAACTTAACTGGAAGGGTTCCAAGGAATTTATTCTTAGTTCCAAGAATCAA CTTCAATGGAACACACCTTGCTTGTGGCTCTAGCTTGGAACAACCTTGTGTTTCAACTTCTACATTCCCTG TTTCAACCAGTAGGTCCAAAATTAGAATTGTCGTAACCTCTGCAAGTTGTGGTGCTCTCATACTTCTATCACTTGGGGCTTTCTTCGTGTCCCGGTATTATCAAGCACACAAATTTAAGCGTGATGTTTTTGTTGATGTCATAG GTGAAGATGACCTCAAAATTTCCTTTGGCCAGATAAGGCGATTTTCATGGCGTGAAATccaacttgccactgataatttcAATGAGGGCAACATAATTGGTCAAGGAGGGTTTGGAAGAGTTTATAAAGGTGTCCTCTCTGATAACACAAAGGTTGCTGTGAAACGCCTTGCAGATTATTATAGTCCTGGTGGTGAAGCTGCATTCCAGAGGGAAGTCCAGCTCATTAGTGTTGCTGTTCATAAGAATCTTCTACGCCTAATTGGGTTCTGCACAACCTCTTCCGAAAGAATCCTTGTTTATCCTTTCATGCAAAATTTAAGTGTGGCATATCAACTAAGAG atttaaAACCTGGAAGCAAGGGCCTGGACTGGCCAATGCGGAAACGTATAGCTTTCGGAGCAGCCCACGGTTTGGAGTATCTACATGAGCATTGCAATCCTAAGATAATACACCGTGATTTAAAAGCTGCAAACATCCTTTTAGATGACAATTTTGAGGCTGTTCTTGGAGATTTCGGGTTAGCAAAGCTTGTTGATACCAAGTTGACTCATGTTACCACTCAAGTACGAGGTACCATGGGTCATATTGCTCCAGAATATTTGTCCACAGGAAAATCTTCTGAAAAGACAGATGTCTTTGGGTATGGTATAATGCTTCTGGAACTCGTTACCGGCCAGCGTGCCGTAGATTTTGCTCGTTTAGAAGAGGAAGAGGATGTTCTTCTACTTGATCAT ATTAAAAAGCTGCTGAGAGAAAACAGGGTTGATGACATCGTTGACGGGAACTTAAAGATTTACGATGCAAAAGAAGTCGAGACGATTGTACGAGTCGCACTGCTTTGCACTCAGAGCTCACCCGAAGACCGACCGACGATGGCAGAAGTGGTGAAAATGCTTGATGGAGTGGGTTTGGCAGTGAGATGGGCAGAATGGGAGGAGCTTGAACAAGTGAGGAACCAAGAATTCATGCGGTTCTCACACCAGTTCACTTGGGGTGAGGATTCAACTGTGGACCAAGAAGCTATACAATTGTCCAGAGCCAGGTAA